Proteins from one Carassius gibelio isolate Cgi1373 ecotype wild population from Czech Republic chromosome A25, carGib1.2-hapl.c, whole genome shotgun sequence genomic window:
- the LOC127946893 gene encoding troponin I, fast skeletal muscle-like has protein sequence MLAAEKEQNKKNRADSLDKRVPPLNLSGLSALEVQELCKEHHRKIDIVDEACYDLQIKVAKNEKEVCYHHCGPLQIHSLTQKIWEMKGTKQQTKLKKVKKSHDAKFDALTEFKMPSKSDFKANLKTVKKEDEKKEEVTDWRKNVEAMSGMDGRKKLFDAGQ, from the exons ATGCTAGCAGCTGAAAAAGAGCAGAACAAAAAAAACAGGGCCGATTCTCTTGATAAGAGGGTTCCTCCTCTCAATCTGTCTGGTCTGTCTGCACTGGAGGTCCAg gAACTATGTAAAGAGCATCACCGCAAAATTGATATCGTTGACGAGGCGTGTTATGATCTTCAAATTAAAGTTGCTAAAAATGAAAAAGAGGTATG TTACCATCATTGTGGTCCATTACAGATCCATTCCTTGACCCAGAAGATTTGGGAAATGAAGGGCACAAAGCAACAAACCAAACTGAAGAAGGTTAAGAAGTCACACGATGCCAAGTTTGATGCGCTGACTgaattcaaaatgccatcaaagTCAGATTTCAAAGCCAACCTGAAGACAGTAAAGAAAGAAGATGAGAAG AAAGAAGAGGTGACTGATTGGCGTAAGAATGTGGAGGCCATGTCTGGAATGGATGGCAGGAAGAAGCTGTTTGATGCTggacagtaa
- the LOC127946894 gene encoding troponin I, slow skeletal muscle-like, whose translation MSEAVDGYIIGSFLQKKPKISASRRLFLKTKILKKASVLLAEEQEQKKIDREQALIERVPPLKLSGLSIQDIQNLCKELHQKIDAVDEERYDVESKVGKNEKEIADLSHKVFELKGKMKRPALKRVRVSADAMLGALLGAKHKESIDFKANLKTVKKEEEKKEEVTDWRKNVDAMSGMEGRKKLFAGPNAQ comes from the exons ATGTCTGAAGCTGT TGATGGTTACATTATTGGTTCTTTCCTTCAGAAAAAGCCCAAGATTTCTGCATCTCGTCGGTTATTTTTAAAG ACAAAAATACTGAAGAAAGCCAGCGTATTGTTGGCAGAGGAACAGGAACAGAAAAAGATTGACAGAGAGCAAGCGCTCATTGAGAGAGTTCCTCCTCTCAAGCTGTCTGGACTGTCCATACAGGACATACAG AATCTGTGCAAAGAACTCCATCAAAAAATTGATGCGGTTGATGAGGAACGATATGACGTTGAATCTAAAGTTGGCAAAAATGAAAAGGAG ATTGCAGATTTAAGCCACAAGGTCTTTGAGCTGAAGGGTAAAATGAAGAGACCTGCCCTGAAGAGAGTGAGGGTGTCTGCTGACGCCATGCTGGGGGCTCTGCTAGGGGCCAAACACAAGGAATCCATTGACTTTAAAGCTAACCTCAAGACAGTGAAGAAGGAGGAGGAAAAG AAAGAAGAGGTGACCGACTGGCGTAAAAATGTGGATGCTATGTCTGGCATGGAGGGCAGGAAGAAGCTGTTTGCAGGACCAAATGCTCAATGA
- the LOC127946682 gene encoding bisphosphoglycerate mutase, producing MSKHKLFLLRHGEGTWNKENRFCSWVDQKLSENGVVEAQECGRLLKEQGYQFDQVFTSILSRSIQTAWLLLEAMGQEWVPVTKSWRLNERHYGALIGLNRAEMALNHGEEKVKLWRRSYDITPPPIDETHPYYGEIYNDRRYSTCDVPKEELPKTESLKKVLDRLLPFWNDVIVPVIKSGQTVLISAHGNSCRALLKYLEDISEADIVHVTLPTGVPVLLELDGDLRPVKPRQLLGDQAKIQAAIKKVEDQGKVHAQNK from the exons ATGTCCAAACACAAACTCTTCCTTCTCCGACACGGGGAGGGCACCTGGAACAAAGAGAACCGCTTCTGCAGCTGGGTTGATCAGAAACTGAGTGAGAATGGGGTGGTGGAAGCCCAAGAATGCGGCAGGCTCCTGAAAGAGCAGGGCTACCAGTTCGACCAGGTTTTTACCTCCATACTGAGCCGCTCCATCCAGACGGCCTGGTTGTTGCTGGAGGCCATGGGACAAGAGTGGGTCCCAGTCACCAAATCCTGGAGGTTAAACGAGCGCCATTACGGGGCCCTGATCGGCCTCAATCGGGCTGAGATGGCTTTAAACCACGGGGAGGAAAAGGTTAAACTGTGGAGGCGTAGCTATGACATCACGCCACCCCCCATTGATGAGACACATCCCTATTATGGTGAAATTTACAACGACCGCCGATACAGTACGTGCGATGTTCCAAAAGAGGAACTGCCCAAAACAGAAAGTTTAAAGAAAGTGTTGGACAGACTTCTTCCGTTCTGGAATGATGTCATTGTACCGGTGATCAAGAGTGGCCAAACAGTCCTCATTTCTGCACATGGCAACAGCTGCAGGGCTTTGCTGAAATATTTGGAAG ATATATCAGAAGCGGACATTGTGCATGTAACGCTGCCCACAGGGGTACCAGTCTTGCTGGAGCTGGACGGAGATCTTCGACCAGTCAAGCCCCGTCAGCTTCTGGGCGACCAGGCCAAAATTCAGGCGGCCATCAAAAAGGTGGAGGATCAAGGGAAGGTtcatgcacaaaataaataa